A genome region from Natronosalvus rutilus includes the following:
- a CDS encoding isocitrate/isopropylmalate dehydrogenase family protein, giving the protein MTHDIAVVPGDGIGQEVTPAALEVLEALDIDFLFREAAAGDAVKAETGEALPQETYDLVASSDATLFGAAGETAADVILPLREAVDSFVNVRPARAYPGVDAVRPETDLVFLRENTEGVYSGHETRLSDDLSTLTRVVTDSASRRLAEFACEFVDDRGLDEFAVVHKANVMRETDGRFRDAVVDVADAGGVETQEVLMDAFATHVCLDPTQFDVVVCPNLAGDVLSDLAAGLVGGLGLLPSANVGPDRALFEPVHGTAPDIAGQGVANPAAAILSAAMLLEYLGHEDEGAAVQEAVEDVLEEGPRTGDLGGDASTDEVTAAVIDRL; this is encoded by the coding sequence ATGACTCACGACATCGCCGTCGTCCCGGGCGACGGCATCGGCCAGGAAGTGACGCCGGCAGCGCTCGAGGTACTCGAGGCGCTGGACATCGACTTTTTGTTTCGCGAAGCGGCTGCGGGCGACGCCGTGAAGGCCGAGACCGGCGAGGCACTTCCACAGGAGACCTACGACCTCGTCGCCTCGAGCGACGCGACGCTCTTCGGTGCCGCGGGCGAAACCGCTGCGGACGTGATTCTTCCGCTGCGCGAGGCCGTCGACTCATTCGTCAACGTTCGGCCCGCCAGGGCCTATCCCGGCGTCGACGCGGTTCGACCGGAGACGGACCTCGTCTTTCTCCGGGAGAACACCGAGGGGGTCTACTCGGGCCACGAAACTCGGTTGAGCGACGACCTCTCGACGCTGACGCGGGTGGTGACCGACTCGGCCTCGCGACGACTCGCCGAGTTCGCCTGCGAGTTCGTCGACGACCGTGGACTCGATGAATTTGCGGTCGTTCACAAGGCCAACGTCATGCGCGAGACGGACGGCCGGTTTCGCGACGCGGTCGTCGACGTTGCCGACGCGGGGGGCGTGGAGACGCAGGAGGTGCTGATGGACGCCTTCGCCACCCACGTCTGTCTCGACCCGACGCAGTTCGACGTGGTCGTCTGCCCGAACCTCGCGGGCGACGTGCTCTCGGACCTCGCGGCGGGGCTCGTCGGCGGTCTTGGCTTGCTCCCAAGCGCGAACGTCGGGCCCGACCGGGCGCTCTTCGAACCGGTCCACGGCACCGCTCCTGACATCGCTGGTCAGGGCGTCGCCAACCCCGCCGCCGCCATCCTCTCGGCGGCGATGTTGCTCGAGTACCTCGGCCATGAGGACGAGGGCGCGGCCGTCCAGGAGGCCGTCGAAGATGTGCTCGAGGAGGGCCCACGGACGGGCGATCTGGGTGGCGACGCCTCGACGGACGAAGTGACGGCGGCAGTTATCGACCGGCTGTAG
- a CDS encoding helix-turn-helix transcriptional regulator has translation MDDALEDAAFLANSENRVAVLELLVEAPRSHDEIRDRIGASRVTTARILRELEARNWIARSGQECTATPTGEWVCDKFTRLGDEMEAERRLREPLQWLPSDLLTFDVRRLRDAELIVLEESDATAIIRRILEFRRSGDQIRGVTRVVAPVFIENDWKSTVHGNTHLDMVITPDVLDTIRTHSTSAKQLHEMLDETNVHVSVFEDIPISVGIVDSAVGIDLTDEQGVVKGGFVTEDQAVYEWAVDLFETCRDEARPVDPDEVTTDHSIGVNPARSRERDGPVS, from the coding sequence ATGGACGATGCACTCGAGGACGCCGCGTTTCTCGCGAACTCGGAGAACCGCGTGGCAGTCTTGGAGCTCCTGGTCGAGGCACCACGAAGCCACGACGAGATACGTGATCGAATCGGTGCTTCGCGAGTCACGACTGCCCGAATTCTCCGGGAGCTCGAAGCGCGCAACTGGATCGCACGCTCGGGCCAGGAGTGCACGGCGACACCGACTGGTGAATGGGTGTGTGACAAGTTCACGCGCCTGGGGGACGAGATGGAGGCCGAACGTCGTCTGCGTGAACCCCTGCAGTGGCTGCCGTCCGACCTCCTGACGTTCGACGTCCGGCGCCTTCGCGATGCCGAACTCATCGTTCTCGAGGAGAGTGACGCGACCGCTATTATCCGACGGATACTCGAATTTCGCCGCTCTGGCGACCAAATTCGGGGCGTTACGCGCGTGGTCGCCCCGGTGTTCATCGAAAACGACTGGAAATCGACCGTCCACGGAAACACGCACCTCGACATGGTAATCACGCCGGACGTCCTCGACACCATCCGAACTCATTCGACCTCCGCGAAGCAATTGCACGAGATGCTCGATGAAACGAACGTCCACGTTTCTGTCTTCGAAGACATCCCAATTTCAGTGGGGATCGTCGACAGTGCGGTGGGAATTGACCTCACTGACGAGCAGGGCGTCGTCAAAGGAGGGTTCGTCACCGAAGACCAGGCCGTCTACGAGTGGGCAGTCGACCTCTTCGAAACGTGCCGTGACGAAGCGAGGCCAGTGGATCCTGACGAGGTCACGACAGACCACTCGATTGGCGTGAATCCTGCTCGGTCCCGAGAGCGAGACGGGCCCGTGTCGTAG
- a CDS encoding class I SAM-dependent methyltransferase: protein MTLDEERLNQHVQTAITDFGATAHAPLVVIGDELGLYETLADAGPLTSAELAEKTDTAERYVREWLPSQAAGGYVTYDSETDRYTLTPEQAAVLADETSPAFMVGNFQVALSAARIESQLAEAFRTGEGVGWHEHDADLFHAIEYSWRPQYAANLVDDWIPALEGVDTTLEGGGRVADVGCGHGASTILMAEAYPESTFVGIDPHEPSVAAARERAAEAGVADRVSFEVATAKSYDGAKYDFVTTFDALHDMGDPVGAAAHVRETLTNDGTWMIVELFANDCVADNLNPMGRAAYSISTLICTPCALDQEAERVLGAQAGETGIQEAVTDGGFTRFRRAAETPLNLVFDAKP from the coding sequence ATGACACTCGACGAAGAACGACTGAACCAGCACGTGCAGACGGCCATAACCGACTTTGGAGCGACGGCGCACGCCCCGCTCGTCGTCATCGGCGACGAACTCGGCCTGTACGAGACGCTCGCCGACGCGGGGCCGCTCACGTCGGCCGAACTGGCCGAGAAAACGGACACCGCGGAACGGTACGTCCGCGAGTGGCTCCCCTCACAGGCTGCCGGGGGGTACGTTACCTACGATTCGGAGACGGACCGCTACACCCTCACCCCCGAGCAGGCCGCAGTGCTCGCCGACGAGACCAGCCCGGCATTCATGGTCGGTAACTTCCAGGTCGCCCTGTCGGCGGCCAGGATCGAATCACAGCTCGCCGAAGCGTTCCGCACGGGCGAAGGCGTGGGCTGGCACGAACACGACGCGGACCTCTTCCACGCAATCGAGTACTCCTGGCGGCCACAGTACGCGGCGAACCTGGTCGACGACTGGATTCCCGCGCTCGAGGGGGTGGACACGACGCTCGAGGGCGGTGGGCGCGTCGCCGACGTAGGCTGTGGTCACGGCGCATCGACCATCCTGATGGCCGAGGCGTACCCGGAGTCGACGTTCGTCGGCATCGACCCCCACGAACCGTCGGTCGCGGCGGCCCGCGAGCGAGCAGCCGAAGCCGGCGTCGCCGACCGCGTGAGTTTCGAGGTGGCGACGGCCAAGTCGTACGATGGCGCGAAGTACGACTTCGTGACCACGTTCGACGCCCTCCACGACATGGGGGATCCGGTGGGTGCGGCGGCGCACGTCCGTGAGACGCTTACCAACGACGGTACGTGGATGATCGTCGAGCTGTTCGCCAACGACTGCGTGGCGGACAACCTCAATCCGATGGGGCGGGCAGCCTACTCGATCTCGACGCTGATCTGCACGCCGTGCGCACTCGACCAGGAGGCCGAGCGCGTGCTGGGCGCACAGGCTGGCGAGACGGGTATTCAGGAAGCCGTCACCGACGGCGGCTTCACCCGGTTCCGCCGGGCGGCCGAGACGCCCCTGAATCTCGTGTTCGACGCCAAGCCGTAA
- a CDS encoding helix-turn-helix transcriptional regulator, whose amino-acid sequence METALDEIDFLARSNHRVGVLEGLTDGARERRDLRAATGASTPTMSRILADFEDRRWIARDGPTYYLTSLGEFVAERFLELREAMEIERRLRDVWQWLPQEMEGFSADLFTDAVVSYPGPGYPYEPIERLTHLIEGTTRMRGFDSIVFKSINNETVCQAVLDGMELEYVYSPTALEKTLAWNPERVMEAASCEHCTLLVHDGLPDRSRCGLGIVDDRAGICCHDPETGALTAVIDTDAPAAREWAIATFERVRDEARPVDPQAFETLNSPDLHP is encoded by the coding sequence ATGGAGACTGCCCTCGACGAGATCGACTTTCTCGCCAGATCGAACCACCGAGTTGGCGTCCTGGAGGGGCTGACCGATGGCGCCCGCGAACGGCGTGATCTCCGCGCCGCGACTGGTGCCTCTACACCGACGATGAGTCGGATTCTCGCCGACTTCGAAGACCGTCGATGGATCGCCCGGGACGGGCCGACCTATTACCTGACGTCACTCGGCGAGTTCGTCGCAGAGCGGTTCCTCGAGCTCCGCGAGGCAATGGAAATCGAACGGAGACTTCGGGACGTCTGGCAGTGGCTCCCCCAGGAGATGGAGGGGTTCTCCGCCGACCTCTTCACCGATGCGGTGGTCTCGTACCCCGGACCGGGCTATCCGTACGAGCCGATCGAGCGGCTCACCCACCTCATCGAGGGGACCACTCGAATGCGGGGGTTCGACAGTATCGTGTTCAAGTCGATCAACAACGAGACAGTGTGCCAGGCCGTCCTCGACGGGATGGAGCTCGAGTACGTGTACTCGCCGACAGCGCTCGAGAAGACCCTTGCCTGGAATCCAGAACGAGTGATGGAGGCGGCATCGTGTGAACACTGTACCCTCCTCGTCCACGACGGCCTCCCCGACAGGTCCCGGTGTGGGCTCGGCATCGTCGACGACCGCGCCGGCATCTGCTGTCACGACCCCGAAACCGGAGCGCTGACGGCCGTAATCGATACGGATGCACCGGCAGCTCGAGAGTGGGCCATTGCCACCTTCGAGCGCGTCCGTGACGAGGCGAGGCCAGTCGACCCCCAGGCGTTCGAGACGCTCAACTCGCCGGACCTCCACCCATAG
- a CDS encoding class I SAM-dependent methyltransferase has product MLEQTEIQDEWTEIASGYDEYVTPSNMAIAEEALERLGLQPGTRVLDVAAGSGALSIPAARAGAQVLATDISPAMVERLEARARDEGLSTLEVRVMDGHALELEDDTFDIAGSQFGVMLFPDLPQGLDEMTRVTRPGGRVLLVTMGPPAEIEFLGFFIGAVKAIVPDFAGLPSDPPPLPFQVEDSEKLHEKLADAGLTEIRVETTNHRLAFHSGTQLWDWVTASNPIGADLVADLTAEQRKAAQTVLDDKLSERSDGSGPAMLNNTVNIAIGTK; this is encoded by the coding sequence ATGCTCGAACAAACAGAAATCCAGGACGAATGGACCGAAATCGCGTCGGGATACGACGAGTACGTCACCCCGTCGAACATGGCCATAGCGGAAGAGGCCCTCGAACGGTTGGGGCTCCAGCCTGGAACGCGAGTGCTGGACGTCGCGGCCGGCAGTGGTGCGTTGAGCATCCCCGCGGCTCGCGCGGGGGCCCAGGTGCTGGCAACGGACATCTCTCCCGCCATGGTCGAGCGTCTCGAGGCGCGTGCACGTGACGAGGGGCTCTCCACCCTGGAGGTCCGCGTCATGGATGGACACGCCCTCGAGCTCGAGGACGACACCTTCGACATCGCCGGATCACAGTTCGGCGTCATGCTGTTCCCCGACCTCCCGCAGGGACTGGACGAAATGACGCGCGTTACCAGACCCGGTGGCCGCGTGCTACTGGTCACGATGGGACCGCCCGCCGAAATCGAGTTTTTGGGATTCTTCATCGGGGCCGTGAAAGCTATCGTCCCAGATTTCGCCGGCCTTCCGTCAGACCCACCGCCGTTACCGTTCCAAGTGGAAGATTCCGAGAAGTTGCACGAGAAACTGGCCGACGCCGGTCTCACGGAGATTCGCGTGGAGACGACGAATCATCGGCTGGCGTTCCACTCCGGCACGCAGCTATGGGACTGGGTGACCGCCAGCAATCCGATTGGAGCCGATTTAGTCGCCGATCTGACGGCGGAGCAGAGAAAGGCGGCCCAGACGGTGCTGGACGACAAACTGAGCGAGCGTTCCGACGGGAGCGGTCCGGCCATGTTGAACAACACCGTCAACATTGCTATCGGAACAAAGTGA
- a CDS encoding alpha/beta fold hydrolase yields the protein MRTIPDLVTTHRVIVPDLPGHGASTVTANAMDADAVKAWLGELIEQTCPTPPTLVGHLLGGAIATRFASNHSDRLRGLVLVDTFGLGPFRPSATFAFVLVRFLVRPSDRAYHSFLDQCLVGSGRPGRADGRGLGAVPGVQPRAFADAECESLHANHDEGDRGTHDTGSGRRANHRSDVPDLGPRRPRRTARNCQRRERLLRMASACDR from the coding sequence ATGCGGACCATCCCGGACCTGGTGACGACCCATCGCGTGATCGTTCCCGATCTGCCCGGTCACGGGGCCTCGACGGTCACGGCCAACGCGATGGACGCTGACGCCGTGAAAGCGTGGCTTGGCGAACTGATCGAACAGACCTGTCCGACGCCGCCGACGCTGGTAGGGCACCTGCTCGGTGGCGCAATCGCGACTCGGTTCGCGAGCAATCACAGCGATCGACTCCGAGGGCTGGTCCTCGTAGACACGTTCGGCCTCGGTCCGTTTCGACCATCCGCGACGTTTGCGTTCGTTTTGGTCCGGTTCCTCGTGCGACCGTCGGATCGCGCGTACCACAGTTTCCTCGACCAGTGTCTGGTCGGATCGGGACGGCCTGGTCGAGCAGATGGGCGAGGACTGGGAGCCGTTCCTGGCGTACAACCTCGAGCGTTCGCGGACGCCGAGTGTGAAAGCCTCCATGCGAACCATGATGAAGGAGATCGGGGTACCCACGATACCGGCAGCGGACGTAGAGCGAATCACCGTTCCGACGTCCCTGATCTGGGGCCGAGACGACCGCGCCGTACGGCTCGAAATTGCCAAAGACGCGAGCGCCTGTTACGGATGGCCTCTGCGTGTGATCGATGA
- the leuD gene encoding 3-isopropylmalate dehydratase small subunit: MSNELEIPSVDSVSGTGVAVRGNDIDTDQIIPARFMKVVTFDGLGEFAFFDQRFDDDDNEKDHPLNEPQNRDASVMVVNANFGCGSSREHAPQALMRWGIDAFIGESFAEIFAGNCLALGMPTLEADTEVVEELQAWVEANPDGEIDVDVAEETVTYGGKTVGVRVDDAQRKALVDGVWDTTALMKANAEAVDETAESLPYVEDGKRV; encoded by the coding sequence ATGAGTAACGAACTCGAGATTCCGAGCGTCGATTCGGTATCGGGAACGGGCGTCGCCGTCCGCGGCAACGACATCGACACCGACCAGATCATCCCGGCCCGGTTCATGAAGGTCGTTACGTTCGACGGCCTGGGCGAGTTCGCCTTCTTCGATCAGCGATTCGACGACGACGACAACGAGAAGGACCACCCGCTGAACGAGCCACAGAATCGGGACGCTTCCGTGATGGTCGTCAACGCCAACTTCGGCTGTGGCTCCTCTCGCGAGCACGCCCCCCAGGCGCTCATGCGCTGGGGCATCGACGCCTTCATCGGCGAGAGCTTCGCCGAAATCTTCGCGGGGAACTGTCTCGCGCTCGGGATGCCCACCCTCGAGGCCGACACCGAGGTCGTCGAGGAGTTACAGGCGTGGGTCGAAGCGAATCCCGACGGCGAGATCGACGTCGACGTGGCCGAGGAAACCGTCACCTACGGCGGGAAGACGGTCGGCGTGCGCGTCGACGACGCCCAGCGAAAGGCCCTCGTCGATGGCGTCTGGGACACCACGGCGCTGATGAAGGCGAACGCCGAGGCCGTCGACGAGACTGCCGAAAGTCTCCCTTACGTGGAAGACGGAAAACGAGTGTAG
- the leuC gene encoding 3-isopropylmalate dehydratase large subunit, with protein MSEGTLYDKVWDRHAVTRLPTGQDQLFVGLHLIHEVTSPQAFGMLRERDLEVAYPDLTHATVDHIVPTSSKERPYADTAAEEMMAELEENVHESGIEFSHPDTGEQGIVHVIGPEQGLTQPGTTIVCGDSHTSTHGAFGALAFGIGTSQIRDVLATGTVAMEKQKVRKIEVTGELGDGVEAKDVILEIIRRLGTEGGVGYVYEYAGEAIENLDMEGRMSICNMSIEGGARAGYVNPDETTYAWLEGRERVPEGEAFEERKAYWESIRSDDNAEYDDVVTIDGGELEPVVTWGTTPAQGVGVTEPIPEPEDLPADKVETARRAQEHMRVEPGETMEGYPIDVAFLGSCTNARLPDLRRAARLVKGRTVDPDVRAMVVPGSQQVKQAAEAEGLDEIFTEAGFDWRGAGCSMCLGMNEDQLEGDEACASSSNRNFVGRQGSKDGRTVLMNPRMVVAAAINGEVTDVRAMKEVTVNE; from the coding sequence ATGAGCGAGGGAACGCTCTACGACAAGGTCTGGGACCGCCACGCGGTCACCCGTCTGCCCACCGGCCAGGACCAGCTGTTCGTCGGCCTCCACCTCATTCACGAGGTGACGAGCCCGCAGGCGTTCGGGATGCTCCGCGAGCGAGACCTCGAGGTCGCCTACCCCGACCTGACCCACGCGACGGTCGATCACATCGTGCCGACCTCGAGCAAGGAGCGCCCGTACGCCGACACGGCGGCCGAGGAGATGATGGCCGAACTCGAGGAAAACGTCCACGAGTCGGGCATCGAGTTCTCCCACCCCGACACGGGCGAACAGGGCATCGTCCACGTCATCGGCCCGGAGCAGGGGCTGACCCAGCCCGGGACGACCATCGTCTGCGGCGACAGCCACACCTCGACCCACGGCGCCTTCGGCGCGCTCGCGTTCGGGATCGGCACGAGCCAGATCCGGGACGTGCTCGCCACGGGCACCGTCGCGATGGAGAAACAGAAAGTTCGCAAGATCGAGGTCACCGGCGAACTGGGCGACGGCGTCGAAGCCAAAGACGTCATCCTCGAGATCATCCGGCGACTCGGCACCGAGGGCGGCGTCGGCTACGTCTACGAGTACGCTGGCGAGGCCATCGAGAACCTCGACATGGAGGGGCGAATGTCGATCTGCAACATGTCCATCGAGGGCGGCGCCCGTGCGGGCTACGTCAACCCCGACGAGACCACCTACGCGTGGCTCGAGGGCCGCGAGCGCGTCCCCGAGGGCGAGGCCTTCGAGGAGCGAAAGGCGTACTGGGAGTCGATCCGATCGGACGACAACGCCGAGTACGACGACGTCGTGACGATCGACGGCGGCGAACTCGAGCCGGTCGTCACCTGGGGCACCACGCCAGCACAGGGCGTCGGCGTCACCGAGCCGATTCCCGAGCCCGAGGACCTCCCCGCGGACAAGGTCGAGACGGCACGCCGCGCCCAGGAGCACATGCGAGTCGAACCGGGCGAGACGATGGAGGGCTACCCCATCGACGTCGCCTTCCTGGGTTCGTGTACCAACGCGCGCCTGCCGGACCTCCGGCGGGCCGCTCGCCTCGTGAAGGGCCGGACCGTCGATCCCGACGTCCGCGCGATGGTCGTTCCCGGCAGCCAGCAGGTCAAGCAGGCCGCCGAGGCGGAGGGCCTGGACGAAATCTTCACCGAGGCCGGCTTCGACTGGCGCGGCGCCGGCTGCTCGATGTGTCTCGGAATGAACGAGGACCAGCTCGAGGGCGACGAGGCCTGTGCCTCCTCCTCGAACCGGAACTTCGTCGGCCGCCAGGGGAGCAAGGACGGCCGAACCGTGTTAATGAACCCCCGGATGGTCGTCGCGGCGGCGATCAACGGGGAAGTGACTGACGTGCGGGCGATGAAGGAGGTGACGGTGAATGAGTAA
- the ilvC gene encoding ketol-acid reductoisomerase yields MTEHTDTTTDDETFTTNIYYGDDADASHIEDKTVAVLGYGSQGHAHALNLHDSGIDVVVGLREDSSSWSQAEKDGLRVTTPDDATAEADVIMFLVPDTIQPAVFEAVLDGLEEGNTVMFAHGFNIHYNQIQPPEYVDVTMAAPKGPGHIVRRDYENGGGTPALIAVEQNYTGEAKDEALAYAQAIGGTRAGVIETTFQEEVETDLFGEQAVLCGGVTSLVKHGYETLVDAGYSPEMAYFECLNELKLIVDLMYEGGLGGMWHSVSYTAEYGGLSRGDRIVDEGVRENMEDTLEEIQNGEFAREWINENQAGRPAYSQLKQRDEQHEIEAVGAPLRDLFEWEDDVNETEQTEVPADD; encoded by the coding sequence ATGACTGAACACACCGACACCACCACGGACGACGAGACGTTTACGACCAACATCTACTACGGCGACGACGCCGACGCCAGCCACATCGAGGACAAGACCGTTGCCGTCCTCGGTTACGGAAGCCAGGGCCACGCCCACGCGCTCAACCTCCACGACAGCGGGATCGACGTGGTCGTTGGCCTCCGCGAGGACTCGAGTTCCTGGAGCCAGGCCGAAAAGGACGGACTGCGGGTGACGACGCCCGACGACGCCACCGCGGAAGCCGACGTGATCATGTTCCTCGTCCCCGACACCATCCAGCCCGCGGTCTTCGAGGCCGTCCTCGACGGCCTCGAGGAGGGCAACACGGTCATGTTCGCTCACGGGTTCAACATCCACTACAACCAGATCCAGCCCCCCGAGTACGTCGACGTGACGATGGCCGCACCCAAAGGGCCCGGCCACATCGTCCGGCGCGATTACGAGAACGGCGGCGGCACGCCGGCCCTGATCGCGGTCGAGCAAAACTACACCGGCGAGGCAAAAGACGAAGCTCTCGCCTACGCGCAGGCGATCGGCGGCACGCGAGCCGGCGTCATTGAGACGACTTTCCAGGAGGAGGTCGAAACGGACCTCTTCGGCGAACAGGCCGTCCTCTGTGGCGGTGTGACTTCGCTGGTCAAACACGGGTACGAGACCCTCGTCGATGCGGGCTACTCTCCCGAGATGGCCTACTTCGAGTGCCTGAACGAGTTGAAGCTGATCGTCGATCTGATGTACGAGGGCGGACTCGGCGGCATGTGGCACTCAGTGTCGTATACGGCCGAATACGGCGGCCTCTCTCGAGGGGACCGCATCGTCGACGAGGGCGTCCGTGAGAACATGGAGGATACCCTCGAGGAGATCCAAAACGGCGAATTCGCCCGCGAGTGGATCAACGAGAACCAGGCGGGCCGCCCGGCGTACAGTCAGCTCAAACAGCGGGACGAGCAACACGAGATCGAGGCGGTGGGCGCGCCACTCCGCGACCTCTTCGAGTGGGAAGACGACGTGAACGAGACTGAACAGACCGAAGTTCCAGCAGACGACTAG
- the ilvN gene encoding acetolactate synthase small subunit — protein sequence MTDRRGLEGPAPDERPAPAGKRNELGIRVDPEVEAARPPRRTVISALVEHEPGVLSDVSGLFSRRQFNIESLTVGPTEDEDHARMTIVVEEPDPGIEQAKKQLRKLIPVIAVRELEPDAMRRELALVKVNATRPDRVAAVAEMYGGKTVDASPETATIELTGSRQKIDAAIDSFGQFGIREISRTGTTAMARRTDDTAAGTYAAAQQTDHATHTIPADDD from the coding sequence GTGACCGACCGACGCGGACTCGAGGGGCCCGCTCCCGACGAACGGCCGGCCCCGGCGGGCAAGCGCAATGAACTCGGTATCCGGGTCGATCCGGAAGTCGAGGCCGCCCGCCCGCCGCGGCGGACCGTCATCTCGGCGCTCGTCGAGCACGAACCCGGCGTGCTCTCGGACGTCTCGGGGCTGTTCTCGAGGCGGCAATTCAACATCGAGAGCCTCACCGTCGGCCCCACGGAGGACGAGGACCACGCGCGCATGACGATCGTCGTCGAGGAGCCCGATCCCGGGATCGAGCAGGCGAAAAAACAGCTCCGGAAGTTGATCCCGGTGATCGCGGTTCGCGAACTCGAGCCGGATGCGATGCGTCGCGAACTGGCGCTCGTGAAGGTGAACGCGACGCGACCGGATCGGGTCGCCGCCGTCGCGGAGATGTACGGCGGGAAGACCGTCGACGCCAGTCCGGAGACGGCGACAATCGAGCTCACCGGCTCGCGCCAGAAGATCGACGCAGCGATCGACTCGTTCGGCCAGTTCGGGATCCGCGAGATTTCCCGGACGGGGACGACTGCGATGGCCCGCAGGACCGACGACACGGCCGCCGGGACGTACGCAGCAGCACAGCAAACAGACCACGCGACACACACCATTCCAGCAGACGATGACTGA